The Helicoverpa armigera isolate CAAS_96S chromosome 7, ASM3070526v1, whole genome shotgun sequence genomic sequence CTAGCAGCAAGCACAAACATTTAACGTCCTTCATCTGAACATTCGTCATTTAGGTACCTTTTTTGTATAACCTAGAAAATGAACAGCTTATTCTATAGTTAGGTATTTCATTGCAACatggtaggtacttaagtacctatattttacttCCCCAAGGACATTGAACATATAAGTAAGTCCATAAAAAGaaagtatatgtataaaatctCTTTGTTCTTTCCTAATTTGCTAATCTCTGAGGGTTGAACTAATATTCTTGCGAGAAGATTACGGTAGGCGGAACTTCAAAGTAGCTATGACTGGGTCTATGTGAACAAAGAGGTTAAATACTACCAGTCTGCGTGTTATACCTACTTCTGTTCATCATTATTAGGTAAATGGCAttgattatgaaattaataatttctaaaattaattctatATCATTCCAGGCAAGAGGAAAAGAGTTCTTTATTGATGCGATGCCAGAATATGTATTCAACTTACGATTATACAGTGTTGTGTGATTCACAACATCGGGCACAGCGCGGGCTCACGGCGCAGGCACAGCGAGATAAGCCTTGCTGGCGACCCACCTGCGGAGATAGCGACCTGATAACAGCGTGTATACGGTGATGTCGCCGCTATCGCGCTATCGCTGACAGTCCGCCTGGCACGGCGCACGGCACGAACACCCTGCACGGCCAGCCCCGAGCATGTGCTGCCGCGCGGCCCCGGCGCTGCTCGCGCACGTCAACCTGCTGCTCACGGTGAGTACCCGCCTCGCATCATACGTGCCTTCCCATGATTGTTCTACTCTGGACAATATTATGACCACCTTTAAAGTAGGTATGCTCGGCTCGAAAAAATAATCAACATATTGTTATTAACCCGTTTCGTGAAAAACGTGTATGTaaggtatattatgtatgtcttTCATTACTGAGTCAAGCACTACCATATTGGTTTCGTTGTAcatgtttgttgtttgttaagaaactgttttataaatatatagctTATGTTGACCATACCACGAAACAAAGTTGAAGCGCAGTATAATGTGTTTTGGACTCGTATGTGTACACGCGTAGACGGCATACATTTGGTAGATATTGCTGATGATATGTGAGAGTGACTCATTTTTGGTAGCGGctgagattatattttttatgttttggattttttatatacagggactcgattctgctaattttacctaagcgacatacgattcacattctactgacaattacgattgaagcgtatctGGCATTCCGAtgttttttcttgaaataaatattcttatccttttctgtgattcaataatgaatcatattgtctgcaaatgatttacgattgcgatatgattgtagagcaaactaggtacctaccgtATATaaaccaaatggcagaccagtCGCAAACCAATGGAATGACGTTGAATAAgaagaataagaatctttagAATTGGAATAAGATTGGTCTTATAtgtattagtagcagaatacccgctaaggttaaaactgctattgcgattcaaatTTTACTCGATTTTGTCATTAGGTATCATCTttgcagaatcgggcccctggaagGAACTCAAGGAacatttcaatgtttattttgagCAAGGCCATTGTTTAGCATTAAGTACCGTTGTAAGTAGTAGTTAGGTGTAAACAATAGGTTGTATTGTGGTGCGGGTGAGGCAGGTGTacggcggcgcggcgctggcgACGGCGGCGCGGCTGAAGTGGGACCCCAGCACGTACGTGGTGCTGCGCGAGCTGTTCCCGAGCGAGTACCGCGCGGCGGCGGCCACGCTGGCGGCGGCCGGCGCcacgctgctgctgctgccgcacCTCGCGGCCGCCGCGCTCAACGCCCAGGCTCGCGCGCGCCGCCTCATGCTCTACGCGGTCAGACATTCCTTGCACACTTCTTACCTCTGCTGCTGTCACTGATCTCATCTCTCCCGAGCATTTTCACAACCGTGTTGGGGTTGActtctaaccggatgcaactgagtaccagtgttttacaaaaagcgactgcctatctaaccacAACCCAGTTGCCAACGCaacggttagactggtatcagacttactggcttctgactacccgaaacgactgcctGCGATTTTTTTTCGACAGCCGGCCTAAATGAAATAGGTAAATGATTTGCCTTTGACTTtgagccgggacctacagtttaaagttCCATCTGACTGAatcacagtcattggtgtccaagatatatgtgtattaagaaagtacctacatgcaaacttagaaaagttgctttgttacttgcttgacctggaatggAACCCACGCACtggtacttgagaggttggttgaTGACACACTAGGCCACTAGGGCGATGAGTAATGTGCAGGCAATGTGTTGGGTGCGCAGTACGCGGCGGCGATGGCGCTGCTGGTGGCGGGCGAGCTGGTGTTCGGCGCGTGGCTGGCGGCGCAGGTGGCGGCGTGGCTGCGCTCGCCCGCCGCGCAGCAGATGGCGGAGGCGCTGGAGCTGGGCGACCACGTGCGGCCGCTGCTGCGCTACCTGGCGCGCTGGCACCCGCTGCCCGACCGCATCGACGAGCTGCTGCAGGTCACCTCACTCTGCTTTACAACACCGCATGATTTTactatttgaatttagaattagacatcatttatttgcttgaaatatggttaCAATTTATAGGTCTTAAAATGCAATCATGTTGCTTCATATCTCCCCTCATATTCAGCtcattcccaactatgttggggtcggcttctcaccggattcagctgaggaccagtgctttacaagaagcgactgccctgcctgacctcctcaacccagttagccggCCAACCCGATACcgattggttagactggtgtctaaagtcaaagatatacttagaaagtacatacaaacttagaaaagttgcattggtacttgcctgacctggtatcgaacccgcgccctcatacttgagaggatggtcctttacccactaggccaccacacacatcataaaatattcttaatattactttttatttaaaaactcagtttaaaaaaggctatcttaaaataagcgtagctttgttttcctacttaattaatattaaatagtaaGAAGCAACTACTAAAAtctggagaaccgatttgccgccgtggaaaccacaacagacgttaaccagaaccatgaatatgtggttcggatcctcagggaggaaggttcgagaatctgtaacatgcagcgtaagggcaagaaatcaaagctttcggaagagacattagggcttatgaagaaacgacgtgaaaacccgcctgtcacttcgtcagctaagcgggctctaaaccaagagatcaacaagcacgtacgacgcgacctctggtgctccaatactcttgccattgaaagagcaattgagctgaatcgggggtcaaaggtgttcgtacaatcttttggaagaagccacttgacgaagctgaccacaacaagtggagaagtcgtttcttcggtgccggcagtcctttcggaagtggaaaatttctatggccggttatacgcatcgcgcgctggcgaggatggcattacaacagagcttttaaaagcaggaggaaccCCTtactggggagctccagaagcttttaatgccgtcctgtttgaagggagaactccagaggcggagtaggagtgttgtcgtcctgttcttcaaagggagacaaaacccagctgaagaactatcgacccatttcctcctaagccacgtctataagctgttctcaagagtgatcacgaaccgacttgcgcgaagactcgacgaattccaaccaccgcagcaggctgggtttcgagcgcatacggcaccatagaccacatccacacagtgcggcagattatacagaagaccgaagagtataatcagcccctgtgtctagcatttgtggactataagaaggcctttgactcggttgaaatctggtctgttctggagtccctgcagcgttgtcaagtagattggcgatacatccaagtgatgagatgtctctacaaAGCCGCTagaatgtccgtccaagtacagaatcagcaaacaaggcccataccgttgcatcgaggaatGAGACAAGGGGAtattatttccccgaaactgttcactaatgcaatggagatatgttcaagacgctgaactggaaaggacgcggcatcaacaatcaatggcgaacacatctctcacttgcgatttgctgacgatatcgtcatcatggcggaaacactgcaggacctacaacagatgctgaacgacctggctgaatcttctctacgcatcggcctacggatgaacttggacaaaac encodes the following:
- the LOC110372544 gene encoding uncharacterized protein LOC110372544, translated to MCCRAAPALLAHVNLLLTVYGGAALATAARLKWDPSTYVVLRELFPSEYRAAAATLAAAGATLLLLPHLAAAALNAQARARRLMLYAYAAAMALLVAGELVFGAWLAAQVAAWLRSPAAQQMAEALELGDHVRPLLRYLARWHPLPDRIDELLQVTSLCFTTPHDFTI